One part of the Prunus persica cultivar Lovell chromosome G5, Prunus_persica_NCBIv2, whole genome shotgun sequence genome encodes these proteins:
- the LOC18776181 gene encoding uncharacterized protein LOC18776181 isoform X3, which yields MVISSFGIACRPQFYLRTPQFQCINKVQLNLVAAMEALDEPEGLFKDNKTNNSANGRNDVKAPAWKKLNSKELGIITSMIDKPTRKVLNGLKRKGYEVYLVGGCVRDLILKRTPKDFDIITSAELKEVTRTFSWCEIVGKRFPICHVHIGDTVVEVSSFSISARKYGRNVSADFGKPVHCDDKDYIRWRNCLQRDFTINGLMFDPYARIVYDYMGGMEDIRNAKVQTVIPASTSFREDCARILRAIRIAARLGFRISKETAYSVKNLSYSILRLDKGRLLMEMNYMLAYGSAEASLRLLWKFGLLELLLPIQAAYFVSHGFRRRDKRTNMLLSLFSNLDKLLSPDKPCHSSLWFTLPGLRS from the exons ATGGTGATTTCAAGCTTTGGGATTGCGTGCCGACCCCAATTCTACCTCCGTACTCCTCAATTTCAATGCATTAACAAG GTGCAATTGAACTTAGTCGCGGCCATGGAGGCGCTTGACGAGCCAGAGGGTCTATTTAAGGACAATAAAACCAATAATTCAGCTAATGGAAGAA ATGATGTCAAGGCGCCGGCGTGGAAGAAGTTGAATTCCAAAGAGCTTGGGATTATTACATCAATGATTGACAAGCCGACCCGAAAGGTTCTTAACGGGCTAAAGCGAAAGG GATATGAGGTATACCTTGTAGGAGGTTGTGTAAGGGATCTTATATTAAAACGCACACCAAAGGACTTTGACATAATAACTTCAGCTGAACTCAAAGAG GTGACAAGAACATTTTCTTGGTGTGAAATAGTTGGCAAGCGGTTTCCTATATGTCATGTGCACATTGGTGATACGGTTGTGGAG GTCTCAAGTTTCAGCATCTCTGCCCGAAAGTATGGTAGGAACGTAAGTGCTGATTTTGGAAAACCAGTTCACTGTGACGACAAGGATTATATTCGTTGGAGGAACTGTTTGCAGCGTGACTTTACAATTAACGG gttGATGTTTGATCCTTATGCAAGGATAGTGTATGACTACATGGGAGGAATGGAGGACATTCGAAATGCTAAA GTCCAAACCGTGATACCTGCAAGTACTTCTTTTCGAGAGGATTGtg CTCGCATCCTACGTGCAATAAGAATTGCTGCCCGTTTAGGCTTTCGTATTTCCAAGGAAACAGCTTATTCTGTTAAAAATTTATCTTACTCAATTCTTAGGCTTGATAAG GGAAGGCTCCTCATGGAAATGAACTACATGCTAGCTTATGGTTCTGCTGAAGCTTCTTTGAGGTTATTATGGAAATTTGGACTCCTAGAACTACTTCTACCTATTCAG GCAGCATATTTTGTTAGCCATGGTTTTCGAAGACGTGACAAAAGGACTAATATGC
- the LOC18776181 gene encoding uncharacterized protein LOC18776181 isoform X2 codes for MVISSFGIACRPQFYLRTPQFQCINKVQLNLVAAMEALDEPEGLFKDNKTNNSANGRNDVKAPAWKKLNSKELGIITSMIDKPTRKVLNGLKRKGYEVYLVGGCVRDLILKRTPKDFDIITSAELKEVTRTFSWCEIVGKRFPICHVHIGDTVVEVSSFSISARKYGRNVSADFGKPVHCDDKDYIRWRNCLQRDFTINGLMFDPYARIVYDYMGGMEDIRNAKVQTVIPASTSFREDCARILRAIRIAARLGFRISKETAYSVKNLSYSILRLDKGRLLMEMNYMLAYGSAEASLRLLWKFGLLELLLPIQAAYFVSHGFRRRDKRTNMLLSLFSNLDKLLSPDKPCHSSLWMCSYKLITSWTN; via the exons ATGGTGATTTCAAGCTTTGGGATTGCGTGCCGACCCCAATTCTACCTCCGTACTCCTCAATTTCAATGCATTAACAAG GTGCAATTGAACTTAGTCGCGGCCATGGAGGCGCTTGACGAGCCAGAGGGTCTATTTAAGGACAATAAAACCAATAATTCAGCTAATGGAAGAA ATGATGTCAAGGCGCCGGCGTGGAAGAAGTTGAATTCCAAAGAGCTTGGGATTATTACATCAATGATTGACAAGCCGACCCGAAAGGTTCTTAACGGGCTAAAGCGAAAGG GATATGAGGTATACCTTGTAGGAGGTTGTGTAAGGGATCTTATATTAAAACGCACACCAAAGGACTTTGACATAATAACTTCAGCTGAACTCAAAGAG GTGACAAGAACATTTTCTTGGTGTGAAATAGTTGGCAAGCGGTTTCCTATATGTCATGTGCACATTGGTGATACGGTTGTGGAG GTCTCAAGTTTCAGCATCTCTGCCCGAAAGTATGGTAGGAACGTAAGTGCTGATTTTGGAAAACCAGTTCACTGTGACGACAAGGATTATATTCGTTGGAGGAACTGTTTGCAGCGTGACTTTACAATTAACGG gttGATGTTTGATCCTTATGCAAGGATAGTGTATGACTACATGGGAGGAATGGAGGACATTCGAAATGCTAAA GTCCAAACCGTGATACCTGCAAGTACTTCTTTTCGAGAGGATTGtg CTCGCATCCTACGTGCAATAAGAATTGCTGCCCGTTTAGGCTTTCGTATTTCCAAGGAAACAGCTTATTCTGTTAAAAATTTATCTTACTCAATTCTTAGGCTTGATAAG GGAAGGCTCCTCATGGAAATGAACTACATGCTAGCTTATGGTTCTGCTGAAGCTTCTTTGAGGTTATTATGGAAATTTGGACTCCTAGAACTACTTCTACCTATTCAG GCAGCATATTTTGTTAGCCATGGTTTTCGAAGACGTGACAAAAGGACTAATATGC
- the LOC18776772 gene encoding transcription factor bHLH137, which produces MAAFSYHPAFLLDSIFLPYTPNNINIDDHFSPSYPSEPLIQEVHNTDSRAVESSCTVDHSSAKVSLSDNEPSVTKKQSTESSTVVDKLETGEQVTQKVTSMDKKRKNRNGSSLNSAQSKASREHKGKKQKKLDGAEKAGEKKAKSDKKDQVKVGDEPPTGYIHVRARRGQATDSHSLAERVRREKISERMKMLQRLVPGCDKVTGRAVMLDEIINYVQSLQNQVEFLSMKLASVNPLFYDFGMDLGALMVKPERLSSMASPYPSVPQCSPTQPTPFADTSPNITTNTTFSTANNYPFPDSSASILLQQGQRPNDFSQDSESLMWDVEDQRQNFLNPSGFGNNFQLI; this is translated from the exons ATGGCAGCCTTTTCATACCACCCTGCCTTTCTCCTTGACTCAATTTTCTTGCCCTACACTCCTAACAACATCAACATTGATGACCATTTCTCTCCATCTTACCCTTCTGAGCCTTTGATCCAGGAAGTTCATAATACTGATTCAAGAGCTGTTGAAAGCAGCTGTACTGTTGATCACAGCTCAGCAAAGGTTTCTCTCAGTGACAATGAGCCTTCTGTGACCAAGAAACAGAGCACAGAGTCCTCAACTGTGGTGGATAAGCTTGAAACTGGTGAGCAGGTCACTCAGAAAGTGACTTCTATGgacaagaagagaaagaacagaAATGGATCATCTTTGAATTCTGCTCAATCCAAG GCTTCAAGAGAGCACAAGGgaaagaagcaaaagaaattggaTGGTGCCGAGAAAGCTGGGGAAAAGAAGGCTAAATCAGATAAAAAAGACCAGGTCAAAGTTGGAGATGAACCTCCAACAGGTTACATTCATGTTAGAGCAAGGAGGGGTCAGGCTACTGATAGCCACAGCCTTGCAGAGAgg gtaagaagagagaaaatcaGTGAGAGGATGAAGATGCTGCAAAGACTTGTTCCTGGCTGTGACAAG GTCACTGGAAGGGCAGTGATGCTGGATGAAATTATCAATTATGTCCAGTCCCTACAAAATCAAGTGGAG TTCCTCTCAATGAAGCTTGCTTCTGTGAACCCCTTGTTCTATGACTTTGGAATGGACTTGGGTGCTTTGATGGTCAAACCAGAG AGATTGAGTAGCATGGCATCACCATATCCATCTGTGCCACAATGCAGCCCCACACAGCCCACACCTTTTGCTGATACATCTCCCAACATCACCACCAACACCACCTTCTCCACAGCTAACAACTATCCTTTCCCGGACAGTTCAGCTTCAATTCTACTTCAACAAGGGCAGAGGCCAAATGACTTTTCTCAG GACAGTGAAAGCCTAATGTGGGATGTGGAGGATCAAAGACAAAACTTTCTCAATCCATCTGGTTTCGGCAACAACTTTCAATTAATATAA